The Candidatus Kryptoniota bacterium DNA segment ATCGTGAAATTCCCGAGAAGCAGCATGGTGGGCAAAGTGCTTTACAATCTCGCGATTGTCGAGCTGAATCTTGGGAAAGAGAAAGCGGCCACAGGAGTCCTCTCTGATCTGCTTGACCGAAGGCCTACGGACGAATACACAACCGCAGGGAAGATAAAGCTTGCGGAACTGTACCAGGCCAAAAAAGGTTACACGGAGGCTGAACGACTTCTCAAGGAGGCCGCTGCGTCCGCCGATCCAAACAGTACTGGGGCGCTCGTCGATCTCGGCAAATTGTACCTCGCACGTCAGGACACAGCCTCCGCAAAAGCGACGCTCTTGAAGGCCGCCCAGGTACAACCAGATTCTGCCAGCGCAGCTCAAATAGGCGATGCAAAGATCCTGTTGAGCGGCATTTACTTTAATTCCGGCAGCACGCAGGAAGCGATTTCGTTGGCAAACACGGTGGCGTCCTCGCACGAAGATATGATTGGCGCACGGGCGCAACTGCGGCTCGGAGAGTACTACTGCGCTTTGGGCGACAGTACGAATGCCGTCCTCTCTTTCCTGAAAGTCAAGTACGTTTTTGCGAGCTTCAGCGACATCGTCGCTCAGTCGCAGCTGGAAATGGCTGACTGCGTTGCGAAGGCCGGAAATCTCAGAGAAGCTCGCAGAGTCCTTCAGGACCTTATCGAAAGCAGAAGTGAAGACTCGTACACAAGAGCGGCGAGGGAACAGTTGAAAAACTTGAGAGCCCGATAGGATTGGAGATATTGAATGAATAAGACTGCGGCTTTTTATGGTGTACTGATCACGATCATCGTCCTCGCACTTATCGTTTCCGCGAATCTCAACAAGACTCCTGAGTTGAAACCCAAGTATGCCGATCTGGTAGAGAATCAGATTATGAGCGCAGATACTTCTAATTCTTTTGGACAGAACCTCCATGCACTACATGGGATTCATTCGCGAGATCAGCTGATGAACGTCATGAGAGGCTTTACTGAAGCTCTCGGGGTGAAGTGCGATTACTGCCACAACACAGACAATTTCCCGAGTGATGAAAAAGTCCAGAAGCGAATGGCCCGTCTTATGATAAAAATGGTCGGGAACATTGACCACGACTATCTTAACGCTCCGCAGATGGAAAAGGTGAGCTGCTTTACCTGTCATCGCGGTTCGACGACTCCAAAAATGACGCTTGCAAAGTGACGAGAGCAGCACTTTCCATATTGACCGTGATGGTTTCAACTACGTCAGCACTACTTGCGCAGGATTTGAACGCGCCTCCGGTTACGACATTCAAGCCGGACACTTCGCTCCCAAAGGTTAGTCTTCCCGAATTTGTCATAACGGGCAGATCACAGATGGAACTTCCAAGAACAGACAAGCCCGGTGTGGCGATCGACTCATCTTACTTTCAGAACAAGGAATTGCAGAGCGGGGATAACGGCGTTCCGCTCGAGCGTTCCTTGACCGCGGAAGATGTGGGGTATCCCGAGGGGCTGACAAGCCTATTCGCTCATGCATCCTACGGTCATTACACTACCGCCGACTATCTTCTATCGGCAGGAGGCGCGCTCCAGGGCTACCTTATGAACGCTTCCATAGGTGGGAACTATACATCGGGTTTCATCCCACTGACAATGGGCCGCGACTTTTCGACTGGAGCCGGTGTATCGAAAGACCTTGTCAGCGACGCGACTATGAAGTGGAGCAGCACGTTCGACGTTGGTTACGCCAGATCGAGCTATTATTTGTACGGTGATCCCTTGCCCAACCTCCTGAGGATGACAAACAGGTACCATGTCGGACTTAACTCGGATCTCGAGATTGGGCCCACACCTCTACAGTTCAATCTTGGTTACGAGCGTTATTCTATTTCTGATTTGTGGGAAGGAGTGGAAGGGACCGCAAAAGTCCAGCTTGCAACGCGCATCTCGATCTCAAGCGGCGACATCAGGCTTGGGTTGGATTATCTTGGCAGC contains these protein-coding regions:
- a CDS encoding c-type cytochrome → MNKTAAFYGVLITIIVLALIVSANLNKTPELKPKYADLVENQIMSADTSNSFGQNLHALHGIHSRDQLMNVMRGFTEALGVKCDYCHNTDNFPSDEKVQKRMARLMIKMVGNIDHDYLNAPQMEKVSCFTCHRGSTTPKMTLAK